In Nocardioides cavernae, a single genomic region encodes these proteins:
- the carB gene encoding carbamoyl-phosphate synthase large subunit, with the protein MPKRTDIQSVLVIGSGPIIIGQACEFDYSGTQACRVLREEGLRVVLVNSNPATIMTDPEFADATYVEPITPDFVEKVIAKERPDALLATLGGQTALNCAMALDKAGVLEKYGVELIGASIEAIERGENRQQFKKIVEQLGGESARSVICHSLDDLLAAADDLGYPMVVRPSFTMGGTGSGMAYDETDLRRIGGSGLDASPTTEVLLEESILGWKEYELEVMRDSADNSVIVCSIENLDPMGVHTGDSITVAPAMTLTDREYQKMRDLAIDIIRAVGVDTGGCNIQYAVNPADGRLIVIEMNPRVSRSSALASKATGFPIAKIAAKVAIGYTLDEIQNDITQETPASFEPSLDYVVVKVPRFAFEKFPEADPTLTTHMKSVGEAMAIGRNFTEALQKALRSLESKHAPFDWHKHFDDELASADSKASLLEEIKVPHDGRLKKVMDAIRAGATPEEIFDATAIDPWFLDQLALINEVAVQLIDATELTPDLLRLAKRHGFSDEQVGRIRGLSADVVRGVRHALGIRPVFKTVDTCAAEFAAQTPYHYSSYDEETEVRPRAEGKEAVIILGSGPNRIGQGIEFDYSCVHASLALAEAGYETIMVNCNPETVSTDYDTSDRLYFEPLTLEDVLEIVHAEQQAGPVAGVVCQLGGQTPLGLAQGLADAGVPIVGTTPEAIHLAEERGAFGRVLADAGLPAPKHGTATSYPQAQRIAHEIGYPVLVRPSYVLGGRGMEIVYDDAALEAYLEKYVANGLINERQPVLVDRFLDDAVEIDVDALFDGEELFLGGVMEHIEEAGIHSGDSSCALPPITLGREEIDRIRRSTEAIARGLGVRGLLNIQFALASDVLYVLEANPRASRTVPFVSKATATPLAKAAARVMLGESIADLRVAGVLPAEGDGGHLPDGSPIAVKEAVMPFDRFKTSDGRTVDALLGPEMRSTGEVMGFDAFFGTAFAKAQAAAYGSLPLSGKVFVSVANRDKRHMIFPVKQIADMGFEILATAGTAEVLRRNGVQATVVRKHSEGEGPNGEPTIVGLIWAREVDLVINTPHGATSGGSPRMDGYDIRTAAVSTDIPCITTIQGLGAAVQGLEAMRRGDIGVRSLQDWAALARNGGDA; encoded by the coding sequence ATGCCGAAGCGCACGGACATCCAGAGCGTCCTGGTCATCGGCTCGGGGCCGATCATCATCGGCCAGGCCTGCGAGTTCGACTACTCCGGTACCCAGGCGTGCCGGGTGTTGCGTGAGGAGGGCCTGCGGGTCGTCCTGGTCAACTCCAACCCGGCCACGATCATGACCGACCCGGAGTTCGCCGACGCGACCTACGTCGAGCCGATCACGCCCGACTTCGTCGAGAAGGTCATCGCCAAGGAGCGCCCCGACGCGCTGCTCGCGACCTTGGGCGGCCAGACCGCGCTGAACTGCGCGATGGCCCTCGACAAGGCCGGCGTCCTCGAGAAGTACGGCGTCGAGCTGATCGGCGCGTCCATCGAGGCGATCGAGCGCGGCGAGAACCGCCAGCAGTTCAAGAAGATCGTCGAGCAGCTCGGCGGCGAGTCCGCCCGCAGCGTCATCTGCCACTCGCTGGACGACCTGCTCGCGGCGGCCGACGACCTCGGCTACCCGATGGTGGTCCGCCCGTCGTTCACGATGGGCGGCACCGGGTCCGGGATGGCGTACGACGAGACCGACCTGCGCCGCATCGGCGGGTCGGGCCTCGACGCCAGCCCGACCACCGAGGTGCTCCTCGAGGAGTCGATCCTCGGCTGGAAGGAGTACGAGCTCGAGGTGATGCGCGACAGCGCCGACAACAGCGTGATCGTGTGCTCGATCGAGAACCTCGACCCGATGGGCGTGCACACGGGTGACTCGATCACCGTCGCGCCCGCGATGACGCTCACCGACCGCGAGTACCAGAAGATGCGCGACCTCGCGATCGACATCATCCGCGCCGTCGGCGTCGACACGGGTGGCTGCAACATCCAGTACGCCGTCAACCCGGCGGACGGCCGGCTGATCGTCATCGAGATGAACCCGCGCGTCTCGCGGTCCTCGGCGCTCGCCTCGAAGGCCACCGGCTTCCCGATCGCCAAGATCGCGGCCAAGGTCGCCATCGGCTACACCCTCGACGAGATCCAGAACGACATCACCCAGGAGACGCCGGCGTCGTTCGAGCCCTCGCTCGACTACGTCGTGGTCAAGGTGCCGCGCTTCGCCTTCGAGAAGTTCCCCGAGGCCGACCCGACGCTGACCACGCACATGAAGTCGGTCGGCGAGGCGATGGCCATCGGCCGCAACTTCACCGAGGCGCTGCAGAAGGCGCTCCGCTCGCTCGAGAGCAAGCACGCGCCGTTCGACTGGCACAAGCACTTCGACGACGAGCTCGCCTCCGCCGACTCGAAGGCGTCGCTGCTCGAGGAGATCAAGGTCCCGCACGACGGCCGCCTCAAGAAGGTCATGGACGCCATCCGCGCCGGCGCGACGCCGGAGGAGATCTTCGACGCGACCGCCATCGACCCGTGGTTCCTCGACCAGCTCGCGCTGATCAACGAGGTCGCCGTGCAGCTCATCGACGCGACCGAGCTGACCCCCGACCTGCTCCGCCTCGCCAAGCGCCACGGCTTCTCCGACGAGCAGGTCGGCAGGATCCGCGGCCTGTCCGCCGACGTCGTCCGCGGCGTCCGGCACGCCCTGGGCATCCGGCCGGTGTTCAAGACGGTGGACACCTGCGCCGCCGAGTTCGCCGCACAGACGCCCTACCACTACTCGTCGTACGACGAGGAGACCGAGGTGCGGCCCCGCGCCGAGGGCAAGGAGGCCGTGATCATCCTCGGCTCCGGGCCCAACCGCATCGGCCAGGGCATCGAGTTCGACTACAGCTGCGTCCACGCCTCTCTCGCGCTGGCCGAGGCCGGCTACGAGACGATCATGGTCAACTGCAACCCGGAGACGGTGAGCACCGACTACGACACCTCCGACCGGCTCTACTTCGAGCCGCTCACGCTGGAGGACGTCCTCGAGATCGTCCACGCCGAGCAGCAGGCCGGCCCGGTGGCCGGTGTCGTGTGCCAGCTCGGCGGGCAGACGCCGCTCGGCCTCGCGCAGGGCCTCGCCGACGCGGGCGTGCCGATCGTCGGCACCACCCCGGAGGCCATCCACCTCGCGGAGGAGCGGGGCGCGTTCGGTCGCGTGCTCGCCGACGCCGGCCTGCCGGCGCCCAAGCACGGCACCGCGACGTCGTACCCCCAGGCGCAGCGGATCGCCCACGAGATCGGCTACCCGGTCCTGGTGCGTCCGTCCTACGTCCTCGGCGGTCGGGGCATGGAGATCGTCTACGACGACGCCGCGCTGGAGGCCTACCTCGAGAAGTACGTCGCCAACGGGCTGATCAACGAGCGCCAGCCGGTGCTGGTCGACCGTTTCCTCGACGACGCGGTCGAGATCGACGTCGACGCCCTCTTCGACGGCGAGGAGCTCTTCCTCGGCGGTGTGATGGAGCACATCGAGGAGGCCGGCATCCACTCCGGCGACTCCTCGTGCGCGCTGCCTCCGATCACGCTCGGCCGCGAGGAGATCGACCGGATCCGCCGCTCCACCGAGGCGATCGCCCGCGGGCTCGGCGTGCGCGGGCTGCTCAACATCCAGTTCGCCCTCGCGTCCGACGTGCTCTACGTCCTCGAGGCCAACCCCCGCGCGTCGCGGACCGTGCCGTTCGTGTCCAAGGCCACGGCGACGCCGCTGGCCAAGGCCGCGGCCCGGGTGATGCTGGGGGAGTCGATCGCCGACCTGCGCGTCGCCGGGGTGCTGCCCGCGGAGGGCGACGGCGGGCACCTGCCCGACGGGTCCCCGATCGCGGTCAAGGAGGCGGTCATGCCCTTCGACCGCTTCAAGACCTCCGACGGCCGCACCGTCGACGCGCTGCTCGGTCCGGAGATGCGCTCGACCGGTGAGGTGATGGGCTTCGACGCCTTCTTCGGCACCGCCTTCGCCAAGGCGCAGGCCGCGGCCTACGGGTCGCTGCCGCTGTCGGGCAAGGTCTTCGTGTCGGTCGCCAACCGTGACAAGCGGCACATGATCTTCCCGGTCAAGCAGATCGCCGACATGGGCTTCGAGATCCTCGCGACCGCGGGCACCGCCGAGGTGCTGCGCCGCAACGGCGTGCAGGCCACCGTCGTGCGCAAGCACTCCGAGGGCGAAGGCCCGAACGGCGAGCCGACGATCGTGGGCCTGATCTGGGCACGCGAGGTCGACCTGGTCATCAACACGCCGCACGGCGCGACCAGCGGCGGGTCGCCCCGGATGGACGGCTACGACATCCGCACCGCAGCG
- the carA gene encoding glutamine-hydrolyzing carbamoyl-phosphate synthase small subunit — protein sequence MALPAPAIMVLEDGRTFRGESFGAEGETFGEAVFSTGMSGYQETLTDPSYHRQVVVMTAPHVGNTGMNDEDTESSRIWVAGYVVRDPARVPSSWRSVRSLDDDLRDQGVVGISGVDTRALTRHLRERGAMRVGISTTETDPQRLLARVLQSGEMAGANLSEAVSTAEAYVVPAVGDKRFTVAAVDLGIKSNTPRMMSERGIEVHVLPATSTLADVQAVGPDGLFFSNGPGDPAATTGQVELLQGALRAGIPYFGICFGNQLFGRALGFGTYKLKYGHRGINQPVMDRTTGKVEITAHNHGFAVDAPLEGSTTTEFGEASVSHVCLNDDVVEGLELRDADGRLTSFSVQYHPEAAAGPHDAAYLFDRFADLMGGTL from the coding sequence ATGGCTCTGCCTGCCCCAGCGATCATGGTCCTCGAGGACGGTCGCACCTTTCGCGGTGAGTCGTTCGGAGCCGAGGGCGAGACCTTCGGCGAGGCGGTCTTCTCCACCGGCATGTCCGGCTACCAGGAGACGCTGACCGACCCCAGCTACCACCGCCAGGTCGTCGTGATGACGGCCCCGCACGTCGGCAACACCGGCATGAACGACGAGGACACCGAGTCCTCCCGCATCTGGGTCGCGGGCTACGTCGTACGCGACCCAGCGCGCGTCCCGTCCAGCTGGCGCAGCGTGCGCAGCCTCGACGACGACCTGCGCGACCAGGGCGTCGTCGGCATCAGCGGGGTCGACACCCGCGCGCTGACCCGCCACCTGCGCGAGCGCGGCGCGATGCGCGTCGGCATCTCCACGACGGAGACCGACCCCCAGCGGCTGCTGGCGCGGGTGCTGCAGTCGGGCGAGATGGCCGGCGCCAACCTCAGCGAGGCCGTCAGCACCGCCGAGGCCTACGTCGTCCCCGCCGTCGGAGACAAGCGCTTCACGGTTGCCGCCGTGGACCTCGGCATCAAGTCCAACACCCCGCGGATGATGAGCGAGCGCGGCATCGAGGTGCACGTGCTGCCCGCGACCTCGACCCTCGCCGACGTGCAGGCGGTCGGTCCCGACGGGCTGTTCTTCTCGAACGGTCCCGGCGACCCGGCGGCCACCACCGGCCAGGTGGAGCTGCTCCAGGGTGCCCTGCGCGCCGGCATCCCCTACTTCGGGATCTGCTTCGGCAACCAGCTCTTCGGCCGTGCGCTCGGCTTCGGCACCTACAAGCTGAAGTACGGCCACCGCGGCATCAACCAGCCGGTGATGGACCGCACCACCGGCAAGGTCGAGATCACCGCCCACAACCACGGCTTCGCCGTCGACGCCCCGCTCGAGGGATCGACGACGACCGAGTTCGGCGAGGCCTCGGTCAGCCACGTGTGCCTCAACGACGACGTCGTCGAGGGGCTCGAGCTCCGCGACGCCGACGGGCGGCTGACGTCGTTCTCCGTGCAGTACCACCCGGAGGCCGCGGCCGGCCCGCACGACGCGGCGTACCTCTTCGACCGATTCGCGGACCTGATGGGAGGCACCCTCTGA
- a CDS encoding ABC-F family ATP-binding cassette domain-containing protein: MPASSSSSAARLSGAATPATPAGPAGPAGPAPLVVSGLSVTYPDRTVLSGVDLLAQPGRRIGLVGENGVGKSTLLRAVAGRLPARARVAGSITAPDDLVLLGQEPPFHDTATVAEVLAMTLAPLRTAVADVERLAALVGTPDGDTAYEHALEAAVAHDAWDADRRAEVAAARLGLADLGADRVVGTLSGGQRTRLALATIMTTRPSCLLLDEPTNHLDDGAIEVLTGFLRELPGVVVLASHDRVLLDDVCTDLVDLDAGELGTDGNGGRRFGGGWSAYEAARADARRRWEETWAAQQEEIARLRDATRIGTSAIAHDRGPTDGDKFIYSFKGGRVDQTLARRKKDAQRRLEVAEREQVRKPPAPLAFRGHLTAAATGRLVQARGLEVAGRVRVERLDLAAGEHLMLTGPNGSGKSTLLGVLSGRLAATGGTLDVSARTVRELTQDPEAADRNRSALATYDDAVRHLPDAPALRELGLLHPRDHRTPVGSLSVGQRRRLGLAVAIAAAPDLLLLDEPTNHVSLALAGELEEALATAPGGVVLASHDRWLRRRWGGPELALTPW, encoded by the coding sequence ATGCCTGCCTCCTCCTCGTCATCCGCCGCGCGCCTCTCCGGCGCGGCCACACCCGCCACCCCCGCCGGCCCCGCCGGCCCCGCCGGCCCCGCGCCGCTCGTGGTCTCCGGACTGTCGGTGACCTACCCCGACCGAACGGTCCTGTCCGGGGTCGACCTGCTCGCCCAGCCGGGGCGCCGCATCGGTCTCGTCGGCGAGAACGGCGTCGGCAAGTCGACCCTCCTGCGGGCGGTCGCCGGTCGGCTGCCCGCGCGGGCGCGGGTCGCGGGCTCGATCACCGCGCCCGACGACCTCGTGCTGCTCGGCCAGGAACCGCCGTTCCACGACACCGCCACGGTCGCCGAGGTGCTCGCGATGACCCTGGCGCCGCTGCGGACGGCCGTCGCCGACGTCGAGCGGCTCGCCGCCCTGGTCGGCACCCCCGACGGCGACACGGCGTACGAGCACGCGCTCGAGGCGGCGGTCGCGCACGACGCCTGGGACGCCGACCGGCGCGCCGAGGTGGCAGCGGCTCGACTGGGGCTCGCCGACCTCGGGGCCGACCGGGTCGTGGGGACCCTCTCGGGCGGCCAGCGCACCCGGCTCGCGCTGGCCACGATCATGACCACGCGCCCGTCCTGCCTGCTGCTCGACGAGCCCACCAACCACCTCGACGACGGCGCGATCGAGGTCCTGACCGGCTTCCTGCGCGAGCTGCCCGGCGTCGTCGTGCTGGCCAGCCACGACCGCGTGCTGCTCGACGACGTGTGCACCGACCTGGTCGACCTCGACGCCGGCGAGCTGGGCACCGACGGCAACGGCGGGCGCCGCTTCGGGGGCGGGTGGTCGGCCTACGAGGCCGCTCGCGCCGACGCCCGCCGGCGCTGGGAGGAGACCTGGGCCGCGCAGCAGGAGGAGATCGCGCGGCTGCGCGACGCCACCCGCATCGGCACCTCGGCGATCGCGCACGACCGCGGCCCCACCGACGGCGACAAGTTCATCTACTCCTTCAAGGGCGGGCGCGTGGACCAGACCCTCGCCCGGCGCAAGAAGGACGCCCAGCGCCGGCTCGAGGTGGCCGAGCGCGAGCAGGTGCGCAAGCCGCCGGCGCCGCTCGCCTTCCGCGGCCACCTGACGGCCGCGGCGACCGGGCGGCTGGTGCAGGCCCGCGGGCTCGAGGTCGCCGGGCGGGTGCGGGTGGAGCGCCTCGACCTGGCGGCAGGGGAGCACCTGATGCTGACCGGTCCCAACGGGTCGGGCAAGTCGACGCTGCTGGGCGTGCTGTCCGGCCGGCTGGCAGCCACGGGCGGCACGCTCGACGTCTCTGCCCGCACCGTCCGCGAGCTCACCCAGGACCCGGAGGCGGCCGACCGCAACCGCTCCGCGCTGGCGACGTACGACGACGCGGTGCGGCACCTGCCCGACGCACCGGCGCTGCGCGAGCTGGGGCTGCTGCACCCGCGCGACCACCGCACTCCCGTCGGCAGCCTGTCGGTCGGCCAGCGGCGGCGGCTCGGCCTGGCGGTCGCGATCGCCGCCGCTCCCGACCTCCTCCTGCTCGACGAGCCGACCAACCACGTCTCGCTCGCCCTCGCCGGGGAGCTGGAGGAGGCGCTCGCCACCGCGCCGGGAGGTGTCGTCCTCGCCTCGCACGACCGCTGGCTGCGCCGCCGGTGGGGCGGCCCCGAGCTGGCACTCACACCGTGGTGA
- a CDS encoding acetyl-CoA hydrolase/transferase family protein codes for MADRMRVVEVEQAVREVREHCAPHDRPRVVTSGNFAAPVDLLGPLLAELPAARLHALNAQQDLPMHDGVVPETTFVGPGFRRHPRLAYVPCRLSMVPRLFHGPLAPDVVVVHTTTPRDGQVSLGLEVNVLPAAIEAARERGALVVAQLNPRMPWTFGDAVLPLDVVDLGVEVDAPLTTHLAGPPSDDARVIGARVAAEIGDGATLQAGIGEVPDATIAGVLERRGLKVWTEMFSDGVLVLEQAGALDRGTPVRTSFVFGSQELYDWVDDNPRVRMLRTETTNSPAAIAQQPAMTSINTALQVDLFDQANASRIGTRIYSGFGGQTDFTVGASHSPGGRAFMALRSWHPRADVSTIVPLVDEPVTSFQHGAVVTEQGIAWMWGRSEREQARNLIEQAAHPRVRDDLWEEARGLGLA; via the coding sequence ATGGCTGATCGCATGCGCGTCGTCGAGGTCGAGCAGGCCGTCCGTGAGGTGCGCGAGCACTGCGCGCCACACGACCGGCCGCGGGTCGTGACGAGCGGGAACTTCGCGGCTCCGGTGGACCTGCTGGGCCCGTTGCTCGCCGAGCTGCCGGCCGCTCGCCTGCACGCACTCAACGCGCAGCAGGACCTGCCGATGCACGACGGCGTCGTCCCGGAGACGACGTTCGTCGGCCCAGGCTTCCGACGGCACCCGCGACTGGCGTACGTCCCCTGCCGGCTGTCGATGGTGCCGCGGCTCTTCCACGGTCCGCTGGCACCGGACGTCGTCGTGGTGCACACCACGACCCCGCGCGACGGCCAGGTGTCGCTCGGGCTCGAGGTCAACGTGCTGCCGGCCGCCATCGAGGCGGCCCGGGAGCGGGGCGCGCTCGTGGTCGCCCAGCTCAACCCGCGGATGCCGTGGACCTTCGGCGACGCGGTGCTGCCGCTCGACGTCGTCGACCTCGGGGTGGAGGTGGACGCCCCGTTGACCACCCACCTCGCCGGCCCGCCGAGCGACGACGCCCGGGTGATCGGCGCCCGCGTCGCCGCCGAGATCGGCGACGGAGCCACCCTCCAGGCGGGCATCGGCGAGGTGCCCGACGCCACCATCGCCGGCGTGCTCGAGCGCCGCGGGCTGAAGGTGTGGACCGAGATGTTCAGCGACGGCGTCCTCGTCCTCGAGCAGGCGGGTGCGCTCGACCGCGGCACCCCGGTGCGTACGTCGTTCGTGTTCGGCAGCCAGGAGCTCTACGACTGGGTCGACGACAACCCCCGGGTCCGGATGCTGCGCACCGAGACCACCAACTCCCCCGCCGCGATCGCCCAGCAGCCGGCGATGACCTCGATCAACACCGCGCTGCAGGTCGACCTGTTCGACCAGGCCAACGCGTCGCGGATCGGCACGCGGATCTACAGCGGCTTCGGCGGCCAGACCGACTTCACCGTGGGCGCGAGCCACTCGCCTGGTGGCCGGGCGTTCATGGCGCTGCGCAGCTGGCACCCGCGCGCCGACGTCTCGACGATCGTGCCGCTGGTCGACGAGCCGGTGACGTCCTTCCAGCACGGCGCCGTCGTCACTGAGCAGGGCATCGCCTGGATGTGGGGCCGGAGCGAGCGCGAGCAGGCGCGCAACCTGATCGAGCAGGCCGCGCATCCCCGGGTCCGCGACGACCTCTGGGAGGAGGCACGCGGGCTCGGGCTGGCCTGA
- a CDS encoding VOC family protein produces MATPPASHAASHAHPADFPPVVPQLLHVVLDARDARGEAEFWRMLLGLAYRPGDEAPEDGDDDADWLVLTHPDGRRALAVQAVEQLTASRWPEPGHPSVSHLDTTVPSRSALDAVHDLVLELGGELRLDRTDDPEEPLRAYASPEGHIFCVFVV; encoded by the coding sequence ATGGCCACCCCACCAGCCAGCCACGCAGCCAGCCACGCCCATCCCGCCGACTTCCCGCCGGTCGTCCCCCAGCTGCTGCACGTCGTCCTCGACGCCCGTGATGCGCGTGGGGAGGCCGAGTTCTGGCGGATGCTCCTGGGGCTGGCCTACCGCCCGGGCGACGAGGCGCCCGAGGACGGCGACGACGACGCGGACTGGCTGGTGCTCACCCACCCGGACGGTCGGCGGGCCCTGGCGGTGCAGGCGGTCGAGCAGCTGACGGCGAGCCGCTGGCCCGAGCCCGGGCACCCGTCGGTCTCGCACCTCGACACCACGGTCCCGTCGCGGTCCGCGCTGGACGCGGTGCACGACCTGGTGCTGGAGCTGGGCGGCGAGCTGCGCCTGGACCGCACCGACGACCCGGAGGAGCCGCTGCGGGCGTACGCCAGCCCGGAGGGGCACATCTTCTGCGTGTTCGTCGTCTGA
- a CDS encoding VOC family protein → MSARPGWIQVFLDTPADTYEEAVAFWSAVTGWTPSERRGEDGQFLTLLPPAGAAYVKLQAVDGPAGVHLDLDSTDRPATVARARDLGATAAWSYHDVEVERSPGGLVFCHTLLDGEPTLVRDGTTVLDQVCLDVPAVHWESEVAFWSDLTGRDPQVGSLPHFVRLVEDGRVRILLQRLDEPDGPVRAHPDLATADREADTARHVGLGAEVVSVNAFWTVLTAPGGQVYCLTDRDPATGRATGV, encoded by the coding sequence ATGAGCGCGCGACCCGGGTGGATCCAGGTCTTCCTCGACACGCCTGCGGACACCTACGAGGAGGCCGTCGCGTTCTGGTCGGCCGTGACCGGCTGGACGCCGTCCGAGCGACGCGGCGAGGACGGACAGTTCCTGACGCTGCTGCCTCCGGCGGGAGCGGCGTACGTCAAGCTGCAGGCCGTCGACGGCCCGGCCGGTGTGCACCTCGACCTCGACTCGACCGACCGCCCGGCGACGGTCGCGCGGGCCCGCGACCTCGGCGCGACGGCGGCCTGGAGCTACCACGACGTCGAGGTGGAGCGCTCCCCCGGCGGCCTGGTCTTCTGCCACACGCTGCTCGACGGGGAGCCGACCCTGGTCCGCGACGGGACGACGGTCCTCGACCAGGTGTGCCTCGACGTCCCGGCCGTCCACTGGGAGTCCGAGGTGGCCTTCTGGTCCGACCTGACGGGCCGCGACCCGCAGGTCGGCAGCCTCCCCCACTTCGTCCGTCTGGTCGAGGACGGGCGGGTGCGGATCCTGCTCCAGCGGCTCGACGAGCCCGACGGTCCGGTCCGCGCCCACCCCGACCTCGCGACCGCCGACCGGGAGGCCGACACCGCCCGTCACGTCGGGCTCGGGGCGGAGGTCGTGTCGGTGAACGCGTTCTGGACCGTGCTCACCGCTCCCGGCGGGCAGGTCTACTGCCTGACCGACCGTGACCCCGCCACCGGTCGCGCCACCGGCGTGTGA
- a CDS encoding DUF3060 domain-containing protein, translating into MTSRHRALPVLALTAGLTSALLVAVPAQAVAPVLPVQCEVGTETVLAWDDVAYDLRGTCGVVRVSADHATVTMPAATRLVLEGAGNTVTAKPLLDVEVTGAGNGLTTPSVRSLVVSGAGTTVTVSGLVELAELSSTSSTLTADVVNVARLRGADAVTARKAYRTRITGSDNVVGLRRADKLVLTGDRNAVTVTRGRTTLRDGGDSNVLDLRPRRRR; encoded by the coding sequence GTGACTTCTCGCCACCGCGCCCTGCCCGTCCTCGCCCTCACCGCCGGGCTTACCTCCGCTCTACTGGTCGCTGTCCCCGCGCAGGCCGTCGCACCCGTCCTGCCGGTCCAGTGCGAGGTCGGCACCGAGACGGTGCTGGCCTGGGACGACGTGGCCTACGACCTGCGCGGCACGTGCGGCGTCGTCCGGGTGAGCGCCGACCACGCGACCGTCACGATGCCGGCAGCCACCCGGCTGGTCCTCGAGGGCGCCGGCAACACGGTGACCGCGAAGCCGCTCCTCGACGTCGAGGTGACCGGCGCCGGCAACGGCCTCACCACCCCGTCCGTGCGGTCGCTGGTCGTCAGCGGTGCCGGCACCACGGTGACCGTGTCGGGCCTCGTGGAGCTCGCGGAGCTCTCCAGCACCTCGTCGACCCTGACCGCCGACGTCGTCAACGTCGCCCGCCTGCGCGGCGCCGACGCCGTGACCGCCCGCAAGGCCTACCGCACGCGGATCACGGGCTCGGACAACGTCGTCGGGTTGCGACGTGCCGACAAGCTGGTGCTCACCGGCGACCGCAACGCCGTCACGGTCACACGCGGTCGTACGACGCTCCGCGACGGCGGCGACTCCAACGTCCTCGACCTGCGCCCCCGCCGGCGCCGCTGA
- a CDS encoding dihydroorotase produces MSLVIKGASLLGQQTRDLYVDDAGVLVDEAPSGAETIDADGLVALPGLVDLHTHLREPGREDAETILTGSQAAALGGYTAVLAMANTSPVTDTAEAATRVWELGREAGLVHVQPVGAVTRGLAGEELAELGLMHRSRAAVNVFSDDGKCVHDARVMRRALEYVKAFGGVVSQHSQDPALAGPAACCHEGELSGRLGLPGWPGIAEEVIVARDVMLARHTGSRVHVAHVSTAGSVEVLRWAKARGIEVTAEVTPHHLLLTTDLLTGYDPTYKVNPPLRPQEDVDALREALTDGTIDAVATDHAPHARHDKEHAFVDAAFGMLGIETALGVVRTALPDLSWSDVARVMSTTPARIAGLAEQGRPLEPGSPAHVVLVDPDTAVTVDRDASASLSRNNPWHGRSLTSRVVHTVYGGRVTVRDGALA; encoded by the coding sequence ATGTCGCTGGTGATCAAGGGAGCCTCGCTGCTCGGTCAGCAGACCCGGGACCTGTACGTCGACGACGCGGGCGTGCTCGTCGACGAGGCGCCGTCCGGCGCGGAGACGATCGACGCCGACGGCCTCGTCGCCCTGCCCGGGCTCGTCGACCTGCACACCCACCTGCGCGAGCCCGGCCGCGAGGACGCCGAGACCATCCTCACCGGCTCGCAGGCCGCCGCCCTCGGCGGCTACACCGCGGTGCTGGCGATGGCCAACACCTCGCCCGTCACCGACACCGCTGAGGCCGCCACTCGCGTCTGGGAGCTCGGCCGCGAGGCGGGGCTGGTGCACGTGCAGCCGGTCGGCGCGGTGACGCGTGGTCTCGCCGGCGAGGAGCTGGCCGAGCTCGGGCTGATGCACCGGTCGCGCGCTGCCGTGAACGTCTTCTCGGACGACGGGAAGTGCGTCCACGACGCGCGGGTGATGCGCCGGGCGCTGGAGTACGTCAAGGCGTTCGGCGGCGTCGTCTCCCAGCACTCGCAGGACCCGGCGCTCGCCGGCCCGGCAGCGTGCTGCCACGAGGGCGAGCTGTCCGGACGCCTCGGACTGCCCGGCTGGCCGGGGATCGCCGAGGAGGTGATCGTCGCCCGCGACGTGATGCTGGCCAGGCACACCGGATCGCGGGTGCACGTGGCCCACGTGTCCACCGCCGGCTCGGTCGAGGTGCTGCGGTGGGCGAAGGCGCGGGGCATCGAGGTCACCGCCGAGGTCACCCCGCACCACCTGCTGCTCACGACCGACCTGCTCACCGGCTACGACCCCACCTACAAGGTCAACCCGCCGCTGCGCCCGCAGGAGGACGTCGACGCGCTCCGCGAGGCGCTCACCGACGGCACGATCGATGCCGTCGCGACCGACCACGCGCCGCACGCGCGCCACGACAAGGAGCACGCGTTCGTCGACGCGGCCTTCGGGATGCTCGGGATCGAGACCGCGCTCGGCGTGGTCCGCACGGCGCTGCCCGACCTGTCCTGGTCCGACGTGGCCCGCGTGATGTCGACGACGCCGGCGCGAATCGCGGGACTGGCCGAGCAGGGGCGCCCGCTCGAGCCCGGCTCACCGGCCCACGTCGTGCTCGTCGACCCTGACACCGCCGTCACCGTCGACCGCGACGCCTCCGCGTCGCTCTCGCGCAACAACCCGTGGCACGGGCGCAGCCTCACCTCGCGGGTCGTGCACACCGTGTACGGCGGCCGGGTGACCGTCCGCGACGGCGCCCTGGCCTGA